The nucleotide window AGGTTGGATACCTGATGTTCGCAATCAAAAGCGTGGATGACCCCAATTACAGTGTCTTCAAGAAAAACCAGAGTGCATTACTGCAGCATTTTCCGGCGCAGACCTTTAAGCAGTTCGATAATCAGCTGAAAATCCAGAAGTCCTGGGAAACTTCAGTTGACATGAAAACCAAAACCGTGAACACGAGGCAGTTTTTAAAGGAAACTGAACCCCTGGTTGGAAAGGAAGCTGCCGAAAGGGAGCTGAACCGCCGTAAACTGGACTTTTACGAACAAGCCGACAATTTCGCGGCCTATCAGGCAGCTGCCCTGGCTTACTTTCAGAACAATACAAAGGCAGATCCTACTGAGCAACTGAAGGCGGCCTGGATATTTTCTGCAAAAGCCACTGACCCGGCCGCTCTGAAAGCCGCACAGCAATGGGCCGAGCGTTCGGTGCAGATGCGTGAAACTCCGGAAAACAGCTATATCCTGGCCAAACTTTACCAGAAATCCGGCAAGAAGGCGGAAGCAAAAATGTATGCTGAGGCTGCTGTAAGGCTGGCAAAACAAAAAGGGGCCGACAGCAGCGCGGCTGAAAAATTACTAACCGAGCTAAACTGAATTATTTGAAAAAACTATACTCCGC belongs to Chryseobacterium sp. and includes:
- a CDS encoding thioredoxin family protein, yielding MKNIFAALALLLSLSFSAQDGIQFRKNTFSEMLAQAKKENKLIFIDAMAVWCGPCKLMDKNVFSQKTVGDYYNANFINGKFDMEKGEGLELAARYGVRSYPTFLFINGDGQLVSRNMGYMPESTFLELGKEAHSAVKNMGSMKARFEKGEKDPQFLINIIKLHAETDYDFAKQASERYFKNKMTPEFTKEEVGYLMFAIKSVDDPNYSVFKKNQSALLQHFPAQTFKQFDNQLKIQKSWETSVDMKTKTVNTRQFLKETEPLVGKEAAERELNRRKLDFYEQADNFAAYQAAALAYFQNNTKADPTEQLKAAWIFSAKATDPAALKAAQQWAERSVQMRETPENSYILAKLYQKSGKKAEAKMYAEAAVRLAKQKGADSSAAEKLLTELN